From the Nodularia sp. NIES-3585 genome, one window contains:
- a CDS encoding pyridoxamine 5'-phosphate oxidase family protein: MTISTDREQQIQHLRELIADINCGMLTTIDQNGCLHSCPMYKSGDISTDGAIWFFTSANTQKADDIKRNQQVNVSFTSADQQRYVSVSGTAELIKDLKKMQEQWQPELQTWLPKGLDEPNLVLLKVNIHKVDYWDSPSSIHPQTIGV, from the coding sequence ATGACAATTTCAACAGACCGAGAACAACAAATTCAGCATCTGCGTGAACTGATTGCAGACATTAACTGCGGAATGTTAACCACAATTGATCAAAATGGCTGCTTGCACAGTTGTCCTATGTACAAAAGCGGTGATATTAGCACCGATGGCGCAATCTGGTTTTTTACCTCCGCCAATACTCAAAAAGCAGATGATATTAAACGCAATCAGCAGGTAAACGTCAGCTTCACCTCAGCAGACCAGCAGCGATATGTTTCCGTATCAGGTACAGCAGAACTGATTAAAGACCTTAAGAAAATGCAAGAACAATGGCAACCAGAACTTCAGACCTGGTTACCCAAAGGACTAGACGAACCCAACTTGGTGTTACTCAAAGTGAATATTCACAAAGTAGATTATTGGGATAGTCCATCCAGCATTCACCCCCAAACCATTGGAGTTTAA
- a CDS encoding YbhB/YbcL family Raf kinase inhibitor-like protein, with protein sequence MELQSLAFFIGSTIPFKYTCDGENIAPALAWDSPPAGTVSFALVMEDPDAPKETFTHWIVYDLPANLRHLPEGITKEPHLPHGGVQGVNDFGELGYGGPCPPDGTHRYFFKLYALDQLLGLPPRASKTELLAAMKGHILEAVELMGRYTRESSVNV encoded by the coding sequence ATGGAACTTCAAAGCCTAGCTTTTTTCATCGGCAGTACAATTCCCTTCAAATATACTTGCGATGGCGAAAATATTGCCCCTGCCCTAGCTTGGGATAGTCCACCCGCAGGTACAGTCAGTTTTGCATTGGTCATGGAAGATCCTGATGCTCCCAAAGAAACGTTCACTCACTGGATAGTCTACGATTTACCTGCCAATTTGCGCCACCTACCAGAAGGAATCACAAAAGAACCTCATTTACCTCATGGCGGTGTGCAAGGGGTAAATGATTTTGGTGAGTTGGGTTATGGTGGTCCCTGTCCACCTGATGGAACCCATCGCTACTTCTTTAAACTTTACGCCCTTGATCAATTATTAGGATTGCCACCAAGGGCGAGCAAAACTGAACTGCTGGCAGCTATGAAAGGTCACATTTTAGAAGCTGTAGAACTGATGGGACGTTATACTAGGGAATCTTCTGTAAATGTTTAA
- a CDS encoding HPF/RaiA family ribosome-associated protein, translated as MKVPPEITYRNVEKTTAIDNLVHEKIAKLENVCDRISSCHIAIEKVHDRPRSGSPYRVRIDLTVPPGHELVAERNPAESNQYDPLDAVIRDAFNAARQQLVKLNERQHESDYAHNQEEAEETTALITKLFKDRGYGFLKTLDGHEIYFHRNSVIHHDFDRLEIGTAVHFSFVEGEEGPQATTVKIFDKPGVRAGKSEQTMIEPPLGWKE; from the coding sequence ATGAAAGTACCACCAGAAATTACTTATCGTAATGTTGAAAAAACAACTGCGATTGATAACCTAGTGCATGAAAAAATCGCCAAACTAGAGAATGTTTGCGATCGCATCAGTAGCTGCCATATTGCCATTGAAAAGGTACATGATCGTCCCCGTAGTGGCTCACCTTACCGCGTGCGGATTGATCTGACTGTACCCCCTGGTCACGAACTGGTAGCAGAAAGAAATCCAGCAGAGAGTAACCAATACGACCCTTTAGATGCCGTGATTCGGGATGCTTTTAATGCTGCGCGTCAGCAACTAGTAAAACTCAACGAACGGCAACATGAAAGCGATTACGCTCACAATCAAGAAGAAGCGGAGGAAACAACCGCACTAATCACCAAACTGTTTAAAGATAGGGGCTATGGCTTCTTAAAAACTTTGGACGGTCATGAAATTTACTTCCACCGTAACAGTGTGATCCATCATGACTTTGACCGCTTAGAAATTGGCACAGCCGTGCATTTTTCCTTTGTAGAAGGCGAAGAAGGCCCCCAAGCCACCACCGTCAAGATTTTTGATAAGCCAGGCGTTCGGGCTGGTAAGTCAGAGCAGACCATGATTGAACCCCCATTGGGCTGGAAGGAATAA
- a CDS encoding phosphoribosyltransferase: MLFKNRTIAGQVLAGELADYANRSGVIILALPRGGVPVAFEVAKALNAPLDVLVVRKLGVPEQEELAMGAIASGGVRIINEHIINLVNISEDTIARVAAQEERELERRERLYRGNRPDLDLQGRIVILVDDGLATGATMWAAVASVRRQHPAKIVIAVPVAASATCHELQDAVDEIVCTATPDPFYSVGLWYEDFPQTTDDQVRDLLAKAQNSHQPLSLT; this comes from the coding sequence ATGCTATTCAAAAATCGCACAATAGCAGGTCAAGTTTTAGCCGGAGAGTTAGCAGACTATGCTAATCGCTCAGGTGTCATTATATTAGCTCTACCCAGGGGTGGTGTACCAGTTGCCTTTGAAGTTGCCAAAGCCTTAAATGCGCCCTTAGATGTGCTGGTGGTGCGTAAACTGGGTGTACCTGAGCAAGAAGAATTGGCAATGGGTGCGATCGCATCCGGCGGAGTCCGGATTATTAATGAACATATTATCAACTTGGTGAACATCTCCGAAGACACAATTGCTAGAGTAGCGGCCCAAGAAGAACGAGAATTAGAACGTCGGGAACGTCTTTATCGAGGCAATCGCCCTGACCTTGATTTACAAGGACGCATAGTCATCTTAGTAGATGATGGTTTAGCCACAGGCGCTACTATGTGGGCGGCGGTAGCATCTGTGCGACGACAGCACCCCGCGAAAATTGTTATTGCTGTACCCGTAGCTGCTAGCGCCACTTGTCATGAGTTACAAGACGCAGTGGATGAAATCGTCTGCACTGCCACACCCGACCCCTTTTATAGTGTGGGTTTATGGTATGAAGACTTTCCCCAAACGACAGATGATCAAGTTCGTGATCTGCTTGCAAAAGCTCAAAACAGCCATCAACCATTATCTCTTACCTAG
- a CDS encoding ATP-dependent Clp protease proteolytic subunit: MPIGVPKVPYRMPGGQYTDWISIYDRLYRERIIFLGRDVDDEIANQIIAVMLYLDSDDPGKDIYLYINSPGGMVTSGMAIFDTMQHIKSDVVTICVGLAASMGSFLLAAGTKGKRMALPHSRIMIHQPSGGTRGQASDIEIEAREILRIRHQLNGIYADKTGQALSKIEKDMDRDFFMSAAEAKEYGLIDRVIEERP; the protein is encoded by the coding sequence ATGCCTATAGGTGTTCCTAAAGTGCCTTACCGGATGCCCGGAGGACAATATACAGATTGGATTAGTATTTATGATCGCCTTTACCGGGAACGGATTATTTTCCTGGGACGAGATGTTGATGATGAAATTGCTAACCAAATTATCGCTGTCATGCTGTATCTGGATTCAGATGATCCAGGCAAGGATATTTATTTATACATAAATTCCCCCGGTGGTATGGTTACTTCCGGCATGGCGATTTTTGACACCATGCAACACATCAAATCAGATGTGGTGACAATTTGCGTCGGTTTAGCCGCCTCAATGGGATCATTCTTGCTAGCAGCCGGCACCAAGGGTAAAAGAATGGCATTGCCTCATTCTCGGATTATGATTCACCAGCCGTCTGGCGGTACCCGTGGACAAGCCAGCGATATCGAAATCGAAGCCAGAGAAATTTTGCGGATTCGTCATCAGCTTAACGGTATTTATGCTGATAAGACTGGTCAGGCTTTGTCGAAGATTGAAAAAGATATGGATCGTGACTTTTTCATGTCTGCGGCTGAGGCTAAAGAATACGGTTTAATTGACCGTGTAATTGAAGAACGTCCGTAA
- a CDS encoding ATP-dependent Clp protease proteolytic subunit, with product MDNSPIKAVQAPYQGDSFYRTPPPDLPSLLIKERIVYLGMPLVPAVTELIIAELLYLQSEDPEKPIKIYINSTGTSGYSGEPIGFETEAFAIYDTMKYIKPPIHTICIGSAMGMAAMLLSAGTKGCRASLPHSSIILHQPKSYAQGQATDIQIRAREVLINKTSLVDILGHTTGQAPEKITKDMDRLLYMTPYEAKEYGLIDRVFEKEELANPPLPASVL from the coding sequence ATGGACAATTCCCCCATCAAGGCTGTGCAAGCCCCTTATCAAGGTGATAGTTTTTACCGGACACCGCCGCCAGATTTACCTTCCTTATTGATCAAGGAACGAATTGTCTATCTGGGAATGCCATTAGTGCCGGCGGTTACGGAATTAATTATTGCCGAATTGCTTTATTTACAATCCGAAGATCCCGAAAAGCCCATTAAAATCTACATCAACTCCACGGGTACTTCCGGCTATAGTGGCGAACCCATTGGCTTTGAAACCGAAGCCTTCGCCATCTATGACACGATGAAATACATCAAGCCTCCCATCCACACCATTTGTATTGGTTCGGCCATGGGTATGGCAGCGATGCTACTCAGTGCGGGTACAAAAGGTTGCCGCGCCAGTTTGCCCCATTCTTCTATTATCCTGCATCAACCGAAGAGCTACGCCCAAGGTCAAGCAACGGATATTCAAATTCGGGCAAGGGAAGTTCTGATCAACAAAACTTCCTTAGTTGATATTTTGGGTCATACCACAGGACAAGCACCCGAAAAAATTACCAAGGACATGGATCGTTTGTTATACATGACTCCTTATGAAGCCAAGGAATACGGTTTGATTGACCGAGTTTTTGAGAAAGAAGAACTCGCCAATCCCCCATTACCTGCCAGTGTTCTCTAA
- a CDS encoding VWA domain-containing protein: MKVNLQPTLNDGNLDAHQPSSQRQLAMSISAIAEIEDRNIPLNLCLILDHSGSMHGRPLETVKQAAIGLVDKLKPGDRLSVVAFDHHATVLVPNQTVANPERIKKQINSLTADGGTAIDEGLRLGIEELAKGKKETVSQAFLLTDGENEHGDNQRCLKFAQLATGYNLTLNTLGFGDKWNQDVLEKIADAGLGSLSHIQKPEQAADEFNRLFSRVQTVGLTNAYLLISLMPHVRLAELKPIAQVSPDTIELPIQQEADGRFAVRLGDLMKDAGRVILANIYLGQLSEGKQAIAHVQVRYDDPAQNKMGLLTDNIPVYANVTGVYQPKLDSGVQQSILALAKYRQTQLAEAKLQQGDRAGAATMLQTAAKTALQMGDQSAATVLQTSATQLQSGGDLSESDRKKTRIVSKTVLQDTPPQ; this comes from the coding sequence ATGAAGGTCAATTTGCAGCCTACCTTAAATGATGGTAATTTGGACGCGCATCAACCGAGCAGTCAACGTCAGTTGGCAATGTCGATTTCGGCGATCGCGGAAATTGAAGACCGCAATATTCCATTGAATTTATGCTTAATTTTAGATCATAGTGGTTCAATGCATGGGCGACCCCTAGAAACTGTGAAGCAAGCTGCTATTGGTCTGGTGGATAAGCTTAAGCCAGGCGATCGCTTGAGTGTTGTGGCTTTTGATCACCATGCCACAGTTTTAGTCCCGAATCAAACGGTCGCCAATCCAGAAAGAATTAAAAAACAAATTAATAGCCTCACCGCCGATGGTGGGACGGCTATTGATGAAGGTTTGCGTTTGGGCATAGAGGAATTAGCCAAGGGCAAAAAAGAAACGGTTTCTCAAGCCTTTTTATTAACTGATGGTGAAAATGAACACGGTGATAACCAACGTTGTTTAAAGTTTGCTCAACTGGCCACTGGCTATAATTTGACTTTGAACACGTTAGGATTTGGTGACAAATGGAATCAGGATGTTTTAGAAAAAATTGCTGATGCTGGCTTAGGTAGTTTGTCCCACATTCAAAAACCGGAACAAGCCGCAGACGAGTTTAACCGCCTGTTTAGTCGGGTGCAAACAGTGGGATTAACCAATGCTTATTTGCTCATTTCCCTAATGCCTCATGTCCGGCTAGCGGAACTCAAACCCATTGCCCAAGTTTCCCCAGACACTATTGAGTTACCCATACAGCAAGAAGCAGATGGACGCTTTGCTGTGCGCTTGGGAGATTTAATGAAAGATGCAGGACGGGTGATTTTGGCTAATATTTATCTGGGACAGTTGTCAGAAGGTAAACAGGCGATCGCTCATGTCCAAGTCCGCTACGATGACCCAGCCCAAAATAAAATGGGTTTATTGACAGATAATATCCCAGTGTATGCCAATGTGACTGGAGTTTACCAACCAAAGCTAGATTCGGGTGTGCAACAGTCTATTTTGGCCTTAGCCAAATACAGACAAACCCAGTTAGCTGAGGCAAAATTACAACAGGGCGATCGCGCCGGTGCGGCCACAATGTTGCAAACTGCGGCGAAAACTGCTCTGCAAATGGGGGATCAAAGTGCGGCGACCGTGTTACAAACGTCCGCCACCCAACTTCAATCTGGCGGTGACTTATCTGAGAGCGATCGCAAGAAAACCAGAATTGTCTCAAAAACCGTGTTGCAAGATACTCCTCCACAATGA
- a CDS encoding VWA domain-containing protein: MKVQLLCALNDTNVDAAQSSNQRQLSISISAIAGEFDQHLPLNLCLILDQSGSMHGQPIATVIQAVEQLLDRLQLSDGETPTSGDRISVVAFSGSAQVIIPNQKVQDLPGIKAQIKKKLKASGGTAIAEGLQLGITELMKGTKGAVSQAFLLTDGHGESSLRIWKFEIGKDDHKRCLEFAHKATKINLTINTLGFGNDWNQDLLEKIADAGGGTLAYIERPEQALDQFRHLLRRIQSVRLTNAHLLLSLVPDVRLAEFKPIAQVAPDTIELPVETETHGGFAVRLGDLMQDMERVVLANIYLGQLPEGKQVIGHLQIRYDDPSVNKQDLVSPMVAIYADVVKPYRPALNPSVQQSILALAKYRQTQLAETKLHQGDRAGAATMLQTAANTALQIGDQGAATVLQTSATRLQAGEQLSEADLKKTRMVSKTVLQDS, from the coding sequence ATGAAAGTTCAACTGCTCTGTGCCTTAAATGATACAAATGTTGATGCGGCTCAATCGAGCAACCAACGTCAACTATCTATTTCCATTTCGGCGATCGCTGGTGAATTTGATCAACATTTGCCACTCAACTTATGCTTAATTCTCGATCAGAGTGGTTCCATGCATGGTCAACCCATCGCCACAGTAATTCAGGCCGTAGAGCAATTATTAGATCGGCTACAGCTAAGTGATGGCGAAACGCCCACCTCCGGTGATCGCATTTCGGTTGTAGCTTTTTCTGGTTCTGCCCAAGTGATTATCCCCAACCAAAAAGTCCAAGACCTCCCAGGTATTAAAGCCCAGATTAAAAAGAAACTCAAAGCTAGCGGTGGTACGGCAATTGCTGAGGGTTTACAACTGGGAATCACAGAACTGATGAAAGGAACAAAAGGAGCAGTTTCCCAAGCGTTTCTCCTCACAGATGGTCATGGTGAAAGCAGTTTACGGATTTGGAAATTTGAAATTGGCAAAGATGATCACAAACGCTGTCTAGAATTTGCCCACAAAGCAACTAAAATCAACCTGACGATCAACACCCTTGGTTTTGGTAATGATTGGAACCAGGATCTGTTAGAAAAAATTGCTGATGCAGGTGGTGGCACTCTCGCCTACATTGAGCGTCCTGAACAAGCATTAGATCAGTTTCGGCATTTATTGCGGCGTATTCAGTCTGTGAGGCTCACCAATGCCCACCTGCTGCTGTCTTTAGTTCCTGATGTCCGTCTAGCAGAATTTAAACCCATTGCCCAAGTTGCCCCAGACACCATTGAGTTACCAGTGGAAACAGAAACTCATGGCGGCTTTGCCGTGCGCTTGGGCGATTTAATGCAAGATATGGAACGGGTAGTTTTGGCTAATATTTATCTGGGACAATTACCAGAAGGCAAACAAGTAATCGGACATTTACAAATCCGCTACGATGATCCATCTGTGAATAAACAAGACTTAGTTTCACCGATGGTAGCGATATATGCAGATGTAGTCAAGCCTTATCGACCTGCGCTCAATCCCTCAGTGCAGCAGTCTATTTTGGCATTAGCTAAGTATCGACAAACTCAATTAGCCGAAACGAAATTGCATCAAGGCGATCGCGCTGGTGCAGCCACCATGTTACAAACGGCTGCTAACACCGCCTTACAAATAGGAGATCAAGGTGCAGCCACAGTGTTGCAAACTTCGGCGACGCGTCTGCAAGCAGGAGAACAACTTTCGGAAGCAGACCTCAAAAAAACGAGGATGGTATCAAAGACAGTCTTGCAAGATTCCTAA
- a CDS encoding PIN/TRAM domain-containing protein — translation MLDAIIIISFILAAAGIGFYSIELLPDGSLDTVTNLEALRLVVAVFAAILGGAIGLSFQTTYRRLEAQVREMPLEMILTRAIGLVIGLLLANLMLAPLFLLPIPPDFGFIKPLVAVVGSIILAVTGMNLADTHGRGLLRFINPNTVETMVVEGTLKPANTKVLDTSCIIDGRIEALLETGFLEGQILVPQFVLQELQQVADASKDQKRVRGRRGLEILNRIKKDYPDRILINPVDYEDTATVDAKLVRFAQEINGTLLTNDYNLSKVASVQKVPVLNVNDLVNAVRSTYLPGDNLDLKVLKEGKEPSQGVGYLDDGTMVVVEEGSNYVGGEVRVVVTSALQTSAGRMIFAKPQASALA, via the coding sequence ATGCTTGATGCCATTATCATTATCTCATTCATCCTAGCAGCCGCGGGAATAGGGTTCTATAGCATTGAACTACTCCCCGATGGTTCCCTAGACACAGTAACAAATTTAGAAGCTTTACGCTTAGTTGTAGCCGTCTTTGCCGCTATCCTTGGCGGTGCTATCGGACTGAGTTTCCAAACCACATATCGGCGCTTAGAAGCACAAGTCCGAGAAATGCCCCTAGAAATGATTTTAACTCGTGCCATTGGCTTAGTAATTGGGCTATTGCTAGCTAACTTAATGCTAGCCCCATTATTCTTGCTCCCTATCCCGCCGGACTTTGGCTTTATTAAGCCCCTGGTGGCAGTTGTGGGTAGTATTATACTGGCTGTCACGGGGATGAATTTAGCTGATACCCACGGGCGAGGTTTATTGCGGTTCATTAATCCCAACACCGTAGAGACAATGGTAGTGGAAGGAACGCTAAAACCTGCCAATACTAAAGTTTTAGACACCAGTTGCATTATTGATGGTCGCATTGAAGCTTTACTGGAAACCGGATTTCTGGAAGGACAAATTTTAGTCCCCCAGTTTGTCTTGCAGGAATTGCAACAAGTCGCCGATGCTAGTAAAGACCAAAAGCGGGTACGGGGAAGACGCGGATTAGAGATTCTCAACCGCATTAAGAAAGATTACCCAGACCGCATCTTAATTAATCCCGTTGATTACGAGGATACGGCCACAGTTGATGCTAAATTAGTCCGTTTTGCCCAAGAAATCAATGGTACGTTGCTCACGAATGACTACAACTTATCGAAAGTAGCCAGTGTACAGAAAGTGCCTGTGTTGAATGTCAATGACTTGGTAAATGCTGTGCGTTCTACTTACTTGCCCGGTGATAATCTGGACTTGAAGGTTCTTAAGGAAGGCAAAGAACCTAGTCAAGGAGTTGGCTACCTAGACGATGGCACAATGGTTGTGGTTGAGGAAGGTAGTAATTATGTCGGTGGGGAAGTCCGAGTTGTAGTCACCAGTGCTTTGCAAACCTCCGCCGGAAGGATGATTTTTGCTAAACCCCAAGCTTCAGCTTTGGCGTGA
- the hemW gene encoding radical SAM family heme chaperone HemW: MSQKVNIPGIPSSAYVHIPFCRRRCFYCDFPIFVVGDRLRGETSGTISQYVEVLCQEIAMTAAGEPLKTIFFGGGTPSLLSIEQLQRVLATLEQHFGIAAGAEISMEVDPGTFDLAHISGYRSVGVNRVSLGVQAFQQELLQIAGRSHSVVDILTSVDLIHQVEIAEFSLDLISGLPHQSLEQWQDSLNQAVTVMPTHISIYDLTIEAGTAFGRYYKPGDQPLPTDETTVKMYETAQQVLTSAGYEHYEISNYARPGHQCQHNRVYWENRPYYAFGMGAASYIEGKRFTRPRKTQEYYQWVKAGGVIDCEVTPPKEVLLETLMLGLRLAEGVSLAMLAEKFGEEKLKEIHQCLQPYLDKSWVEVVGGRLRLSDPQGFLFSNVVLADLFEKLG, translated from the coding sequence ATGAGTCAAAAAGTTAATATTCCAGGCATTCCCAGTTCTGCTTATGTCCACATTCCCTTTTGCAGACGGCGGTGTTTTTATTGTGATTTCCCTATTTTTGTAGTGGGCGATCGCCTGCGGGGTGAAACATCTGGTACTATCTCTCAATATGTAGAGGTGCTATGCCAAGAAATTGCCATGACGGCCGCTGGTGAACCTCTGAAGACGATTTTTTTTGGTGGTGGGACTCCTTCTTTACTATCAATAGAACAGTTACAACGGGTATTGGCAACGCTAGAACAACATTTTGGTATTGCTGCTGGTGCAGAAATTTCTATGGAAGTAGACCCAGGCACATTTGATTTAGCACATATATCTGGCTATCGTAGCGTTGGCGTGAACCGGGTGAGTTTGGGTGTACAAGCGTTTCAACAGGAATTATTGCAGATTGCGGGGCGATCGCACTCTGTTGTAGATATTCTCACATCTGTGGACTTAATTCACCAAGTAGAAATTGCCGAATTTAGCTTAGACCTAATCTCAGGTTTGCCGCATCAGTCTTTGGAGCAATGGCAAGATTCTTTAAATCAGGCAGTAACGGTTATGCCTACTCACATATCTATCTATGACCTTACCATAGAAGCGGGAACAGCTTTTGGTCGTTATTACAAACCGGGAGATCAGCCATTACCAACGGATGAAACCACAGTCAAAATGTACGAAACGGCACAGCAAGTTTTGACGAGTGCAGGTTATGAACATTACGAAATTTCTAATTATGCTCGTCCTGGGCATCAATGTCAGCATAATCGAGTGTATTGGGAAAACCGCCCTTATTATGCTTTTGGTATGGGTGCAGCGAGTTATATCGAGGGAAAGCGCTTCACTCGTCCTCGGAAGACTCAAGAGTATTACCAGTGGGTAAAAGCTGGAGGTGTAATTGATTGCGAAGTGACTCCACCAAAGGAAGTATTATTAGAAACTTTAATGTTGGGGTTGCGTTTGGCTGAGGGTGTGAGTTTGGCAATGTTGGCTGAAAAGTTTGGGGAAGAAAAGTTAAAAGAAATTCACCAATGTTTACAACCTTATTTAGATAAAAGTTGGGTGGAAGTGGTTGGGGGAAGATTACGTTTATCTGATCCCCAAGGGTTTTTGTTTTCTAATGTGGTATTGGCTGATTTATTTGAAAAGTTGGGTTGA
- a CDS encoding serine/threonine protein kinase, whose product MDKSPPKQLLESIYEQLLPSLQIESVNPLNPVKVSYLPQPWQLLGAGNYAAVVYHPDYSDLVLKIYAPGRPGYEEEVEVYRRLGSHPAFSECVYAKDNFLVLKRLYGTTLYDCMHLGLHIPKQVIQDITEALDYAKSRGLYPHDVHGRNVMMLEGRGLVVDISDFLHQEGCSKWNDLKRAYYWIYLPIFSPFRMRLSYSTLDMIRKCYRLVNSFKKACSRIILRLAR is encoded by the coding sequence ATGGATAAATCCCCTCCCAAGCAGCTGCTCGAAAGTATTTATGAACAACTACTACCTAGCTTACAAATTGAAAGTGTCAATCCCCTTAATCCAGTCAAGGTTAGTTATCTGCCGCAACCCTGGCAGCTGCTTGGCGCAGGAAATTATGCCGCAGTAGTTTATCATCCTGATTACTCAGATTTAGTACTCAAAATTTATGCCCCAGGACGACCAGGCTATGAAGAAGAAGTAGAAGTCTACCGTCGCTTAGGTTCTCATCCGGCTTTCTCGGAGTGTGTATATGCCAAAGATAACTTTTTAGTTTTGAAACGGCTCTACGGAACAACCCTCTACGATTGTATGCACTTGGGTTTACATATTCCCAAACAAGTCATACAGGACATCACTGAAGCGCTCGACTATGCTAAAAGTCGCGGACTCTATCCTCATGATGTCCACGGTCGTAATGTGATGATGCTCGAAGGTCGAGGGTTAGTCGTAGACATCTCAGATTTCCTGCATCAAGAAGGCTGCTCAAAGTGGAATGACCTAAAAAGAGCTTATTACTGGATATATCTCCCTATCTTTTCCCCATTTAGAATGCGCTTGTCATACTCTACCTTAGATATGATCCGCAAATGTTATCGTCTAGTAAATTCTTTCAAAAAAGCCTGTTCTCGAATAATCTTAAGATTAGCTCGGTGA
- a CDS encoding DUF29 domain-containing protein produces the protein MNPASHENDFYAWTQQQAHLLRERQIHQLDWLKIAEEIEDMGLSEKRQLASILEILIMHLLKWQFQPNLRSRSWQLTIKEQRLRLEQLLQENPSLKSHLPEIIDKVYPLATISAEKETGLSLFPETCCYSLTEILSADFLPESNN, from the coding sequence ATGAACCCAGCCAGCCATGAAAATGATTTTTATGCTTGGACACAACAGCAAGCGCATCTGTTGAGAGAAAGACAAATACATCAATTAGATTGGCTAAAAATTGCTGAAGAAATCGAAGACATGGGACTGTCTGAAAAACGACAGTTAGCCAGTATATTAGAAATCTTAATTATGCACTTACTTAAATGGCAATTTCAGCCTAATCTCCGTTCTCGCAGTTGGCAATTAACCATCAAAGAACAACGTCTACGTTTAGAACAACTGCTGCAAGAAAATCCTAGTCTGAAATCTCATCTTCCCGAAATTATAGACAAAGTTTATCCTCTAGCTACCATCAGCGCCGAAAAAGAAACAGGTTTATCTTTATTTCCGGAAACTTGTTGTTACAGCTTAACAGAAATTTTATCAGCCGATTTTTTGCCAGAATCAAATAATTGA